From Triticum aestivum cultivar Chinese Spring chromosome 4A, IWGSC CS RefSeq v2.1, whole genome shotgun sequence, a single genomic window includes:
- the LOC123085308 gene encoding uncharacterized protein, translating to MSYDQMLSPLLGGAGRSAWTPRLQQLGGDAVTRQILKCTRWQLEETTDFVTCPYHYYCDSSYPGDYHSAVGALVAAFAAYCFVAALAFAVLDLVRSGAAGVRGVKRKYLVPSGPFLLPLVLLALAKGQRVNAVFPLAQLGPALLLLLQASALAFRNEADGDIRYAVLEASTVSGVLHASLYLDAVVLPYYTGLEALRWSRFSGECASCLCRMEPLVVGGTAMRYRGLSKTALAIIFALCSRMVCRIYGEERLSAWTRSALEGVGWVFVAADAVYLVGWVAAEGGAVGVAAYSLVAGLVFLCVFGKVYRFLAWVESWQSQWKSSLCHAVV from the coding sequence ATGTCGTATGATCAGATGCTGTCGCCGCTGCTGGGAGGCGCCGGGCGGTCGGCGTGGACGCCGCGGCTGCAGCAGCTGGGCGGCGATGCGGTGACGAGGCAGATACTCAAGTGCACGCGGTGGCAGCTGGAGGAGACCACGGACTTCGTCACCTGCCCCTACCACTACTACTGCGACAGCTCCTACCCGGGCGACTACCACTCCGCCGTCGGCGCGCTCGTCGCCGCCTTCGCGGCCTACTGCTTCgtcgccgcgctggccttcgccgTGCTCGACCTCGTCCGGAGCGGCGCCGCTGGCGTGAGGGGCGTCAAGCGGAAGTACCTGGTCCCCTCGGGCCCGTTCCTGCTCCCGCTGGTGCTGCTGGCGCTGGCCAAGGGGCAGCGCGTCAACGCCGTGTTCCCGCTGGCCCAGCTCGGCCCggcattgctgctgctgctgcaggcgTCGGCGCTGGCGTTCCGGAACGAGGCCGACGGCGACATCCGGTACGCGGTGCTGGAGGCCTCCACGGTCTCCGGCGTGCTGCACGCCAGCCTCTACCTGGACGCCGTGGTGCTGCCCTACTACACGGGGCTGGAGGCGCTCCGCTGGTCGCGCTTCTCCGGGGAGTGCGCGTCCTGCCTCTGCCGCATGGAGCCGCTGGTCGTCGGCGGCACGGCGATGCGGTACCGGGGCCTGTCCAAGACGGCGCTGGCCATCATCTTCGCGCTCTGCTCCAGGATGGTGTGCCGGATCTACGGCGAGGAGCGGCTGAGCGCGTGGACGCGGTCGGCGCTTGAGGGCGTCGGGTGGGTGTTCGTGGCGGCCGACGCCGTGTACCTCGTCGGctgggtggcggcggagggcggcgccgtggGCGTGGCGGCATACAGCCTGGTGGCCGGGCTCGTCTTCCTCTGCGTCTTCGGCAAGGTGTACAGATTCTTGGCGTGGGTGGAGTCGTGGCAGTCGCAGTGGAAATCCAGCCTCTGCCACGCCGTCGTCTGA